One Nonomuraea angiospora DNA segment encodes these proteins:
- a CDS encoding ABC transporter ATP-binding protein, whose amino-acid sequence MVIVAAQATTVGVVAMAQRWIVDGVGLGVTWGLVGAALLGAVAHAAGAAGNRIQSNLRIDLAERVDLLLAREVLGLSGRIPTIEHLERPQYLDRLVILRAGARSLAASCWSATEMAAAFVSLGLSLWLLATVHPALTLLALLGVPPLLFAQRGRRLVRAALDANAEAMRREWEIHALCVQPEPAKEVRIAGNAERLGDLADGLWNEMSRRETRARVRGAMWQLAGWACFGLGFAAATVLVTRLAISNAAGLGDIVLVVSLAVRLRGQIDLAVDSVNEVAEAGNVAEHYLWLRDYAAAHPDGDRPAPARLTSGIRLSGVSFRYPGAESDVLTGVTLDIPAGSTVALVGVNGAGKSTLVKLLTGMYEPTEGHIEVDGEPLPAMARHGWFAVNSGVFQDFAKFQLTAGEVVGLGELSRLDDRQAITSAVEHADAAPVVASLANGLNTQLGRTFGGAELSHGQWQRLALARSLMRERPLLLVLDEPTAALDPQAEHDLFERFVAASRDAGSHYGTVTLLVSHRLSTVHMADHIVMVGGGRIIEQGSHDELMARDGDYAGLYRVQAGGYTT is encoded by the coding sequence ATGGTGATCGTTGCCGCGCAGGCGACCACGGTCGGCGTGGTGGCAATGGCCCAGCGATGGATCGTCGACGGCGTAGGGCTCGGCGTCACCTGGGGCCTGGTCGGTGCCGCCCTGCTCGGCGCGGTCGCCCACGCGGCGGGCGCGGCGGGCAACCGCATCCAGAGCAACCTGCGTATCGATCTCGCAGAGAGAGTAGATCTGCTGCTCGCCCGCGAGGTGCTCGGCCTGTCGGGGCGCATTCCCACGATTGAGCACCTGGAGCGCCCCCAGTACCTGGACAGGCTCGTCATCTTGCGCGCGGGTGCCCGCAGTCTAGCCGCGTCGTGCTGGTCTGCGACCGAGATGGCAGCCGCCTTCGTCAGCCTGGGGCTGAGCCTGTGGCTGCTGGCCACCGTCCACCCCGCGCTCACGCTGCTCGCCCTGCTCGGAGTGCCGCCCCTGCTGTTCGCCCAGCGCGGCCGACGTCTGGTACGCGCCGCGCTGGACGCGAACGCGGAGGCCATGCGCAGGGAGTGGGAGATACACGCCCTCTGCGTCCAGCCCGAACCGGCCAAGGAGGTGCGGATCGCGGGCAACGCGGAGCGGCTCGGCGACCTGGCCGACGGGCTCTGGAACGAGATGTCGCGCAGAGAGACCCGGGCACGCGTACGTGGTGCGATGTGGCAGCTCGCTGGCTGGGCCTGCTTCGGCCTGGGCTTCGCCGCCGCGACCGTCCTCGTCACCCGACTGGCCATCTCGAACGCGGCCGGCCTGGGCGACATCGTGCTGGTGGTTTCGCTCGCCGTCCGATTGCGCGGGCAGATCGATTTGGCCGTGGACAGCGTTAACGAGGTGGCCGAGGCGGGCAACGTCGCCGAGCACTACCTGTGGCTCCGCGACTACGCCGCCGCGCACCCTGACGGCGACCGGCCCGCGCCCGCGCGTCTTACGAGCGGGATCAGGCTCAGCGGGGTCTCGTTCAGATACCCCGGCGCGGAGAGTGACGTCCTGACCGGCGTCACCTTGGACATCCCTGCGGGCTCCACGGTCGCCCTGGTGGGCGTCAACGGAGCGGGCAAGAGCACCTTGGTCAAGCTGCTCACGGGGATGTACGAGCCGACTGAGGGCCACATCGAGGTGGACGGAGAGCCGCTGCCGGCCATGGCGCGCCACGGCTGGTTCGCGGTGAACTCGGGCGTCTTCCAGGACTTCGCCAAATTCCAGCTCACTGCGGGGGAGGTCGTCGGCCTGGGCGAGCTGTCGAGGCTGGATGACCGGCAGGCCATCACGTCCGCCGTGGAGCACGCCGACGCCGCCCCGGTGGTGGCCTCGCTCGCGAACGGACTGAACACGCAGCTCGGCCGTACCTTCGGCGGCGCCGAGCTCTCACATGGCCAGTGGCAGAGACTCGCCCTGGCCCGCAGCCTGATGCGGGAGCGGCCCCTGCTCCTGGTACTGGATGAGCCGACCGCGGCCCTGGACCCGCAGGCCGAACACGACCTGTTCGAGCGTTTCGTCGCCGCGTCCCGCGACGCAGGGTCCCACTACGGCACCGTGACGCTGCTGGTGTCGCACCGCCTGTCCACGGTACACATGGCCGACCACATCGTCATGGTCGGCGGCGGCCGGATCATCGAGCAGGGGAGCCACGACGAGCTGATGGCCAGGGACGGAGACTACGCGGGCCTCTACCGTGTGCAGGCGGGAGGATATACGACGTGA